One genomic region from Tachysurus fulvidraco isolate hzauxx_2018 chromosome 14, HZAU_PFXX_2.0, whole genome shotgun sequence encodes:
- the tbc1d25 gene encoding TBC1 domain family member 25 isoform X1 — protein sequence MSAEEEERGVVRVKVKKCEGEQPVEFRSFAVDPQITSLEVLQHILIRAFELNGRRNFGISYLSRDRMGAEVYLSLMSDWDLDAAFVSAAKPYLQLKMDIKPSEDSPVLEDWDIISPKDVIGSDQLQGEKRSLTSTALPFTQSLLSQVTDDVLHPVSQLFYQPVSAAFSQMGRTLSKVQQALSWSYGEEVKPFKPPLSDAEFHSYLNSQGQLTRPEELRLRIYHGGVEPSLRKVVWRYLLNVYPDGLTGQERMDYMKRKTREYDQLKSEWASRVSPEDLEFIRGNVLKDVLRTDRAHPYYAGSEDSPHLTALTDLLTTFAITHPQVSYCQGMSDIASPILAVMDNEAHAFICFCGIMKRLEGNFHSDGQLMSIKFQHLKLLLQYSDPEFYTYLVSKGADDLFFCYRWLLLELKREFAFDDALRMLEVTWSSLPPDPPETEVELIGLPLEADESPIHDSRCPNSENEKLEKEQTEQRRRHMLRPSREEADGAHGLSLESGRKEEKPPAGEEKDVYVLNCAVKTEGPAQAPLFEKQSSFGEFKYYSARNEDSFEANENESTDPTVSSMKFQSKHSFPLTVRQSTEDSEDDPGERQPLISENQPEEKNSSSGQTVSPLPLSLLNWKNGSQLAATSPSVSSWRAVCPDAPGSKSVSSSFTVGCALSPDKALGRLSSTAVSNGTGVHSPSTPTGKSALSSPSLGNSRSLLSSPVLSFAKSPSLPKPFSSNLSSPCKLSGTGPNTPTTGKPDASGIKPCSLPPPQEFGKGNPFMLFLCLSILLEHRDHIIKNSLDYNELAMHFDRLVRKHNLGRILQRAKALFADYLQSEVWDSEEGDEVSLDSPTTAASSPQTIPKSSFSNLQSTMASPQNSTYNLATTIPSPTTHNELSSSSS from the exons AAATGTGAGGGAGAGCAGCCGGTGGAGTTCCGCTCTTTTGCTGTGGATCCACAGATCACATCACTGGAGGTGTTGCAGCACATCCTGATACGAGCCTTTGAGCTCAATGG AAGGCGCAATTTTGGTATTAGTTACCTGTCCCGAGATCGCATGGGAGCAGAGGTTTACCTCTCCCTTATGTCTGATTGGGATTTAGATGCAGCATTTGTCAGTGCAGCTAAGCCTTACCTCCAGCTTAAGATGGATATCAAACCTTCAGAAGACA GTCCAGTGCTTGAGGACTGGGACATCATAAGCCCGAAGGATGTGATTGGTTCAGATCAGCTACAGGGGGAGAAGAGGTCACTGACGTCTACGGCTCTCCCCTTCACCCAGTCTCTGCTGTCCCAGGTTACTGATGATGTTCTTCACCCAGTCAGCCAGCTGTTTTACCAACCAGTGTCTGCTGCGTTCAGTCAG aTGGGTCGGACATTGTCTAAAGTACAGCAGGCATTAAGCTGGTCATATGGTGAGGAAGTTAAGCCATTCAAACCTCCACTGAGTGACGCCGAATTTCACAGTTACTTGAACAGCCAGGGACAGCTGACACGGCCAGAGGAGCTGCGGCTTCGCATTTATCATGGCGGGGTCGAGCCGTCCCTGCGCAAG GTAGTGTGGCGTTACCTTTTAAATGTTTACCCAGATGGCCTGACAGGGCAAGAGAGGatggattacatgaagagaaaaacaaggGAATACGACCAGCTGAAAAGTGAGTGGGCATCCAGGGTGAGCCCAGAGGATCTGGAGTTCATTAGAGGAAATGTTTTAAAGGATGTGCTTCGAACGGACCGAGCCCATCCATACTATGCTGGCTCAGAGGACAGTCCCCACTTGACTGCTTTGACCGACCTCCTCACCACATTTGCCATCACACACCCACAG GTGTCTTATTGTCAAGGTATGAGCGATATTGCTTCTCCGATCCTTGCTGTTATGGACAATGAAGCACACGCATTTATTTGCTTCTGTGGTATTATGAAGCGTCTAGAAGGCAACTTCCACTCTGATGGCCAACTAATGTCTATTAAGTTCCAGCACCTTAAGTTGCTCTTGCAATACTCAGATCCTGAATTTTATACTTACCTGGTCTCCAAAGGTGCTGATGACCTCTTTTTTTGTTACCGCTGGCTGCTTCTTGAATTAAAGCGGGAGTTTGCTTTTGATGATGCACTGAGAATGTTGGAGGTGACCTGGAGCTCTCTGCCTCCAGACCCACCTGAGACTGAGGTTGAGCTTATTGGGCTACCGCTTGAAGCAGACGAGTCCCCAATTCATGACAGCCGCTGCCCAAACTCAGAGAATGAAAAGCTGGAaaaagaacagacagaacagcGGCGGCGACACATGTTGAGGCCGTCCCGAGAAGAGGCAGACGGTGCACACGGTCTCAGCTTAGAGTCagggaggaaggaagagaaACCACCTGCTGGAGAGGAGAAAGACGTTTATGTTCTGAATTGTGCAGTAAAAACTGAAGGTCCTGCACAAGCACCTCTTTTTGAGAAGCAGTCCAGTTTTGGAGAATTTAAGTACTACAGTGCACGAAACGAGGACAGTTTTGAAGCTAACGAAAATGAATCAACTGATCCCACAGTATCTTCAATGAAGTTTCAGTCTAAACACTCATTTCCTCTCACAGTCCGTCAGTCAACAGAGGATAGTGAAGACGACCCTGGAGAGAGGCAGCCTTTGATAAGCGAGAATCAACCTGAAGAGAAAAACTCTTCAAGTGGGCAAACAGTTTCTCCACTTCCTCTAAGCTTACTGAACTGGAAAAATGGCTCTCAGCTTGCTGCAACATCTCCTTCAGTATCTAGCTGGAGAGCAGTGTGTCCTGATGCTCCAGGATCAAAGTCGGTCTCGTCTTCATTTACTGTGGGTTGTGCTTTATCTCCTGATAAAGCTTTGGGGAGATTGTCTTCAACTGCTGTGTCTAATGGAACTGGCGTGCACTCACCATCAACCCCCACAGGGAAGTCTGCACTTTCCTCTCCATCCCTGGGCAACAGCCGCTCACTGCTGTCTTCCCCTGTTTTGTCTTTTGCTAAATCTCCCTCGCTACCCAAACCATTCTCCAGCAACCTTTCATCCCCATGCAAACTTTCAGGAACTGGTCCAAACACTCCAACTACAGGCAAACCTGATGCTAGTGGTATTAAACCCTGttcccttcctcctcctcaagAGTTTGGGAAGGGCAATCCTTTCATGTTGTTCTTGTGCCTCTCCATCCTGTTGGAGCATCGTGACCATATCATTAAAAATAGTTTGGATTATAATGAGCTGGCCATGCATTTTGATCGCTTAGTCCGCAAGCACAACCTTGGTCGAATTCTTCAGCGTGCCAAGGCCCTGTTTGCTGATTACCTTCAGAGTGAGGTGTGGGACTCAGAGGAAGGTGATGAAGTCAGCTTGGATTCACCAACCACAGCTGCATCATCACCACAAACAATCCCCAAAAGTAGTTTTTCTAACCTGCAGTCCACAATGGCCTCCCCACAAAACTCTACTTATAATCTGGCCACGACAATCCCTTCCCCTACAACCCACAATGAGCTCTCTAGCTCATCCTCCTGA
- the tbc1d25 gene encoding TBC1 domain family member 25 isoform X2 produces MSAEEEERGVVRVKVKKCEGEQPVEFRSFAVDPQITSLEVLQHILIRAFELNGRRNFGISYLSRDRMGAEVYLSLMSDWDLDAAFVSAAKPYLQLKMDIKPSEDSPVLEDWDIISPKDVIGSDQLQGEKRSLTSTALPFTQSLLSQMGRTLSKVQQALSWSYGEEVKPFKPPLSDAEFHSYLNSQGQLTRPEELRLRIYHGGVEPSLRKVVWRYLLNVYPDGLTGQERMDYMKRKTREYDQLKSEWASRVSPEDLEFIRGNVLKDVLRTDRAHPYYAGSEDSPHLTALTDLLTTFAITHPQVSYCQGMSDIASPILAVMDNEAHAFICFCGIMKRLEGNFHSDGQLMSIKFQHLKLLLQYSDPEFYTYLVSKGADDLFFCYRWLLLELKREFAFDDALRMLEVTWSSLPPDPPETEVELIGLPLEADESPIHDSRCPNSENEKLEKEQTEQRRRHMLRPSREEADGAHGLSLESGRKEEKPPAGEEKDVYVLNCAVKTEGPAQAPLFEKQSSFGEFKYYSARNEDSFEANENESTDPTVSSMKFQSKHSFPLTVRQSTEDSEDDPGERQPLISENQPEEKNSSSGQTVSPLPLSLLNWKNGSQLAATSPSVSSWRAVCPDAPGSKSVSSSFTVGCALSPDKALGRLSSTAVSNGTGVHSPSTPTGKSALSSPSLGNSRSLLSSPVLSFAKSPSLPKPFSSNLSSPCKLSGTGPNTPTTGKPDASGIKPCSLPPPQEFGKGNPFMLFLCLSILLEHRDHIIKNSLDYNELAMHFDRLVRKHNLGRILQRAKALFADYLQSEVWDSEEGDEVSLDSPTTAASSPQTIPKSSFSNLQSTMASPQNSTYNLATTIPSPTTHNELSSSSS; encoded by the exons AAATGTGAGGGAGAGCAGCCGGTGGAGTTCCGCTCTTTTGCTGTGGATCCACAGATCACATCACTGGAGGTGTTGCAGCACATCCTGATACGAGCCTTTGAGCTCAATGG AAGGCGCAATTTTGGTATTAGTTACCTGTCCCGAGATCGCATGGGAGCAGAGGTTTACCTCTCCCTTATGTCTGATTGGGATTTAGATGCAGCATTTGTCAGTGCAGCTAAGCCTTACCTCCAGCTTAAGATGGATATCAAACCTTCAGAAGACA GTCCAGTGCTTGAGGACTGGGACATCATAAGCCCGAAGGATGTGATTGGTTCAGATCAGCTACAGGGGGAGAAGAGGTCACTGACGTCTACGGCTCTCCCCTTCACCCAGTCTCTGCTGTCCCAG aTGGGTCGGACATTGTCTAAAGTACAGCAGGCATTAAGCTGGTCATATGGTGAGGAAGTTAAGCCATTCAAACCTCCACTGAGTGACGCCGAATTTCACAGTTACTTGAACAGCCAGGGACAGCTGACACGGCCAGAGGAGCTGCGGCTTCGCATTTATCATGGCGGGGTCGAGCCGTCCCTGCGCAAG GTAGTGTGGCGTTACCTTTTAAATGTTTACCCAGATGGCCTGACAGGGCAAGAGAGGatggattacatgaagagaaaaacaaggGAATACGACCAGCTGAAAAGTGAGTGGGCATCCAGGGTGAGCCCAGAGGATCTGGAGTTCATTAGAGGAAATGTTTTAAAGGATGTGCTTCGAACGGACCGAGCCCATCCATACTATGCTGGCTCAGAGGACAGTCCCCACTTGACTGCTTTGACCGACCTCCTCACCACATTTGCCATCACACACCCACAG GTGTCTTATTGTCAAGGTATGAGCGATATTGCTTCTCCGATCCTTGCTGTTATGGACAATGAAGCACACGCATTTATTTGCTTCTGTGGTATTATGAAGCGTCTAGAAGGCAACTTCCACTCTGATGGCCAACTAATGTCTATTAAGTTCCAGCACCTTAAGTTGCTCTTGCAATACTCAGATCCTGAATTTTATACTTACCTGGTCTCCAAAGGTGCTGATGACCTCTTTTTTTGTTACCGCTGGCTGCTTCTTGAATTAAAGCGGGAGTTTGCTTTTGATGATGCACTGAGAATGTTGGAGGTGACCTGGAGCTCTCTGCCTCCAGACCCACCTGAGACTGAGGTTGAGCTTATTGGGCTACCGCTTGAAGCAGACGAGTCCCCAATTCATGACAGCCGCTGCCCAAACTCAGAGAATGAAAAGCTGGAaaaagaacagacagaacagcGGCGGCGACACATGTTGAGGCCGTCCCGAGAAGAGGCAGACGGTGCACACGGTCTCAGCTTAGAGTCagggaggaaggaagagaaACCACCTGCTGGAGAGGAGAAAGACGTTTATGTTCTGAATTGTGCAGTAAAAACTGAAGGTCCTGCACAAGCACCTCTTTTTGAGAAGCAGTCCAGTTTTGGAGAATTTAAGTACTACAGTGCACGAAACGAGGACAGTTTTGAAGCTAACGAAAATGAATCAACTGATCCCACAGTATCTTCAATGAAGTTTCAGTCTAAACACTCATTTCCTCTCACAGTCCGTCAGTCAACAGAGGATAGTGAAGACGACCCTGGAGAGAGGCAGCCTTTGATAAGCGAGAATCAACCTGAAGAGAAAAACTCTTCAAGTGGGCAAACAGTTTCTCCACTTCCTCTAAGCTTACTGAACTGGAAAAATGGCTCTCAGCTTGCTGCAACATCTCCTTCAGTATCTAGCTGGAGAGCAGTGTGTCCTGATGCTCCAGGATCAAAGTCGGTCTCGTCTTCATTTACTGTGGGTTGTGCTTTATCTCCTGATAAAGCTTTGGGGAGATTGTCTTCAACTGCTGTGTCTAATGGAACTGGCGTGCACTCACCATCAACCCCCACAGGGAAGTCTGCACTTTCCTCTCCATCCCTGGGCAACAGCCGCTCACTGCTGTCTTCCCCTGTTTTGTCTTTTGCTAAATCTCCCTCGCTACCCAAACCATTCTCCAGCAACCTTTCATCCCCATGCAAACTTTCAGGAACTGGTCCAAACACTCCAACTACAGGCAAACCTGATGCTAGTGGTATTAAACCCTGttcccttcctcctcctcaagAGTTTGGGAAGGGCAATCCTTTCATGTTGTTCTTGTGCCTCTCCATCCTGTTGGAGCATCGTGACCATATCATTAAAAATAGTTTGGATTATAATGAGCTGGCCATGCATTTTGATCGCTTAGTCCGCAAGCACAACCTTGGTCGAATTCTTCAGCGTGCCAAGGCCCTGTTTGCTGATTACCTTCAGAGTGAGGTGTGGGACTCAGAGGAAGGTGATGAAGTCAGCTTGGATTCACCAACCACAGCTGCATCATCACCACAAACAATCCCCAAAAGTAGTTTTTCTAACCTGCAGTCCACAATGGCCTCCCCACAAAACTCTACTTATAATCTGGCCACGACAATCCCTTCCCCTACAACCCACAATGAGCTCTCTAGCTCATCCTCCTGA
- the tbc1d25 gene encoding TBC1 domain family member 25 isoform X3, whose amino-acid sequence MGAEVYLSLMSDWDLDAAFVSAAKPYLQLKMDIKPSEDSPVLEDWDIISPKDVIGSDQLQGEKRSLTSTALPFTQSLLSQVTDDVLHPVSQLFYQPVSAAFSQMGRTLSKVQQALSWSYGEEVKPFKPPLSDAEFHSYLNSQGQLTRPEELRLRIYHGGVEPSLRKVVWRYLLNVYPDGLTGQERMDYMKRKTREYDQLKSEWASRVSPEDLEFIRGNVLKDVLRTDRAHPYYAGSEDSPHLTALTDLLTTFAITHPQVSYCQGMSDIASPILAVMDNEAHAFICFCGIMKRLEGNFHSDGQLMSIKFQHLKLLLQYSDPEFYTYLVSKGADDLFFCYRWLLLELKREFAFDDALRMLEVTWSSLPPDPPETEVELIGLPLEADESPIHDSRCPNSENEKLEKEQTEQRRRHMLRPSREEADGAHGLSLESGRKEEKPPAGEEKDVYVLNCAVKTEGPAQAPLFEKQSSFGEFKYYSARNEDSFEANENESTDPTVSSMKFQSKHSFPLTVRQSTEDSEDDPGERQPLISENQPEEKNSSSGQTVSPLPLSLLNWKNGSQLAATSPSVSSWRAVCPDAPGSKSVSSSFTVGCALSPDKALGRLSSTAVSNGTGVHSPSTPTGKSALSSPSLGNSRSLLSSPVLSFAKSPSLPKPFSSNLSSPCKLSGTGPNTPTTGKPDASGIKPCSLPPPQEFGKGNPFMLFLCLSILLEHRDHIIKNSLDYNELAMHFDRLVRKHNLGRILQRAKALFADYLQSEVWDSEEGDEVSLDSPTTAASSPQTIPKSSFSNLQSTMASPQNSTYNLATTIPSPTTHNELSSSSS is encoded by the exons ATGGGAGCAGAGGTTTACCTCTCCCTTATGTCTGATTGGGATTTAGATGCAGCATTTGTCAGTGCAGCTAAGCCTTACCTCCAGCTTAAGATGGATATCAAACCTTCAGAAGACA GTCCAGTGCTTGAGGACTGGGACATCATAAGCCCGAAGGATGTGATTGGTTCAGATCAGCTACAGGGGGAGAAGAGGTCACTGACGTCTACGGCTCTCCCCTTCACCCAGTCTCTGCTGTCCCAGGTTACTGATGATGTTCTTCACCCAGTCAGCCAGCTGTTTTACCAACCAGTGTCTGCTGCGTTCAGTCAG aTGGGTCGGACATTGTCTAAAGTACAGCAGGCATTAAGCTGGTCATATGGTGAGGAAGTTAAGCCATTCAAACCTCCACTGAGTGACGCCGAATTTCACAGTTACTTGAACAGCCAGGGACAGCTGACACGGCCAGAGGAGCTGCGGCTTCGCATTTATCATGGCGGGGTCGAGCCGTCCCTGCGCAAG GTAGTGTGGCGTTACCTTTTAAATGTTTACCCAGATGGCCTGACAGGGCAAGAGAGGatggattacatgaagagaaaaacaaggGAATACGACCAGCTGAAAAGTGAGTGGGCATCCAGGGTGAGCCCAGAGGATCTGGAGTTCATTAGAGGAAATGTTTTAAAGGATGTGCTTCGAACGGACCGAGCCCATCCATACTATGCTGGCTCAGAGGACAGTCCCCACTTGACTGCTTTGACCGACCTCCTCACCACATTTGCCATCACACACCCACAG GTGTCTTATTGTCAAGGTATGAGCGATATTGCTTCTCCGATCCTTGCTGTTATGGACAATGAAGCACACGCATTTATTTGCTTCTGTGGTATTATGAAGCGTCTAGAAGGCAACTTCCACTCTGATGGCCAACTAATGTCTATTAAGTTCCAGCACCTTAAGTTGCTCTTGCAATACTCAGATCCTGAATTTTATACTTACCTGGTCTCCAAAGGTGCTGATGACCTCTTTTTTTGTTACCGCTGGCTGCTTCTTGAATTAAAGCGGGAGTTTGCTTTTGATGATGCACTGAGAATGTTGGAGGTGACCTGGAGCTCTCTGCCTCCAGACCCACCTGAGACTGAGGTTGAGCTTATTGGGCTACCGCTTGAAGCAGACGAGTCCCCAATTCATGACAGCCGCTGCCCAAACTCAGAGAATGAAAAGCTGGAaaaagaacagacagaacagcGGCGGCGACACATGTTGAGGCCGTCCCGAGAAGAGGCAGACGGTGCACACGGTCTCAGCTTAGAGTCagggaggaaggaagagaaACCACCTGCTGGAGAGGAGAAAGACGTTTATGTTCTGAATTGTGCAGTAAAAACTGAAGGTCCTGCACAAGCACCTCTTTTTGAGAAGCAGTCCAGTTTTGGAGAATTTAAGTACTACAGTGCACGAAACGAGGACAGTTTTGAAGCTAACGAAAATGAATCAACTGATCCCACAGTATCTTCAATGAAGTTTCAGTCTAAACACTCATTTCCTCTCACAGTCCGTCAGTCAACAGAGGATAGTGAAGACGACCCTGGAGAGAGGCAGCCTTTGATAAGCGAGAATCAACCTGAAGAGAAAAACTCTTCAAGTGGGCAAACAGTTTCTCCACTTCCTCTAAGCTTACTGAACTGGAAAAATGGCTCTCAGCTTGCTGCAACATCTCCTTCAGTATCTAGCTGGAGAGCAGTGTGTCCTGATGCTCCAGGATCAAAGTCGGTCTCGTCTTCATTTACTGTGGGTTGTGCTTTATCTCCTGATAAAGCTTTGGGGAGATTGTCTTCAACTGCTGTGTCTAATGGAACTGGCGTGCACTCACCATCAACCCCCACAGGGAAGTCTGCACTTTCCTCTCCATCCCTGGGCAACAGCCGCTCACTGCTGTCTTCCCCTGTTTTGTCTTTTGCTAAATCTCCCTCGCTACCCAAACCATTCTCCAGCAACCTTTCATCCCCATGCAAACTTTCAGGAACTGGTCCAAACACTCCAACTACAGGCAAACCTGATGCTAGTGGTATTAAACCCTGttcccttcctcctcctcaagAGTTTGGGAAGGGCAATCCTTTCATGTTGTTCTTGTGCCTCTCCATCCTGTTGGAGCATCGTGACCATATCATTAAAAATAGTTTGGATTATAATGAGCTGGCCATGCATTTTGATCGCTTAGTCCGCAAGCACAACCTTGGTCGAATTCTTCAGCGTGCCAAGGCCCTGTTTGCTGATTACCTTCAGAGTGAGGTGTGGGACTCAGAGGAAGGTGATGAAGTCAGCTTGGATTCACCAACCACAGCTGCATCATCACCACAAACAATCCCCAAAAGTAGTTTTTCTAACCTGCAGTCCACAATGGCCTCCCCACAAAACTCTACTTATAATCTGGCCACGACAATCCCTTCCCCTACAACCCACAATGAGCTCTCTAGCTCATCCTCCTGA
- the tbc1d25 gene encoding TBC1 domain family member 25 isoform X4, with amino-acid sequence MHAMKNYQHKLHMGRTLSKVQQALSWSYGEEVKPFKPPLSDAEFHSYLNSQGQLTRPEELRLRIYHGGVEPSLRKVVWRYLLNVYPDGLTGQERMDYMKRKTREYDQLKSEWASRVSPEDLEFIRGNVLKDVLRTDRAHPYYAGSEDSPHLTALTDLLTTFAITHPQVSYCQGMSDIASPILAVMDNEAHAFICFCGIMKRLEGNFHSDGQLMSIKFQHLKLLLQYSDPEFYTYLVSKGADDLFFCYRWLLLELKREFAFDDALRMLEVTWSSLPPDPPETEVELIGLPLEADESPIHDSRCPNSENEKLEKEQTEQRRRHMLRPSREEADGAHGLSLESGRKEEKPPAGEEKDVYVLNCAVKTEGPAQAPLFEKQSSFGEFKYYSARNEDSFEANENESTDPTVSSMKFQSKHSFPLTVRQSTEDSEDDPGERQPLISENQPEEKNSSSGQTVSPLPLSLLNWKNGSQLAATSPSVSSWRAVCPDAPGSKSVSSSFTVGCALSPDKALGRLSSTAVSNGTGVHSPSTPTGKSALSSPSLGNSRSLLSSPVLSFAKSPSLPKPFSSNLSSPCKLSGTGPNTPTTGKPDASGIKPCSLPPPQEFGKGNPFMLFLCLSILLEHRDHIIKNSLDYNELAMHFDRLVRKHNLGRILQRAKALFADYLQSEVWDSEEGDEVSLDSPTTAASSPQTIPKSSFSNLQSTMASPQNSTYNLATTIPSPTTHNELSSSSS; translated from the exons ATGCATGCTATGAAAAATTATCAACATAAACTTCAC aTGGGTCGGACATTGTCTAAAGTACAGCAGGCATTAAGCTGGTCATATGGTGAGGAAGTTAAGCCATTCAAACCTCCACTGAGTGACGCCGAATTTCACAGTTACTTGAACAGCCAGGGACAGCTGACACGGCCAGAGGAGCTGCGGCTTCGCATTTATCATGGCGGGGTCGAGCCGTCCCTGCGCAAG GTAGTGTGGCGTTACCTTTTAAATGTTTACCCAGATGGCCTGACAGGGCAAGAGAGGatggattacatgaagagaaaaacaaggGAATACGACCAGCTGAAAAGTGAGTGGGCATCCAGGGTGAGCCCAGAGGATCTGGAGTTCATTAGAGGAAATGTTTTAAAGGATGTGCTTCGAACGGACCGAGCCCATCCATACTATGCTGGCTCAGAGGACAGTCCCCACTTGACTGCTTTGACCGACCTCCTCACCACATTTGCCATCACACACCCACAG GTGTCTTATTGTCAAGGTATGAGCGATATTGCTTCTCCGATCCTTGCTGTTATGGACAATGAAGCACACGCATTTATTTGCTTCTGTGGTATTATGAAGCGTCTAGAAGGCAACTTCCACTCTGATGGCCAACTAATGTCTATTAAGTTCCAGCACCTTAAGTTGCTCTTGCAATACTCAGATCCTGAATTTTATACTTACCTGGTCTCCAAAGGTGCTGATGACCTCTTTTTTTGTTACCGCTGGCTGCTTCTTGAATTAAAGCGGGAGTTTGCTTTTGATGATGCACTGAGAATGTTGGAGGTGACCTGGAGCTCTCTGCCTCCAGACCCACCTGAGACTGAGGTTGAGCTTATTGGGCTACCGCTTGAAGCAGACGAGTCCCCAATTCATGACAGCCGCTGCCCAAACTCAGAGAATGAAAAGCTGGAaaaagaacagacagaacagcGGCGGCGACACATGTTGAGGCCGTCCCGAGAAGAGGCAGACGGTGCACACGGTCTCAGCTTAGAGTCagggaggaaggaagagaaACCACCTGCTGGAGAGGAGAAAGACGTTTATGTTCTGAATTGTGCAGTAAAAACTGAAGGTCCTGCACAAGCACCTCTTTTTGAGAAGCAGTCCAGTTTTGGAGAATTTAAGTACTACAGTGCACGAAACGAGGACAGTTTTGAAGCTAACGAAAATGAATCAACTGATCCCACAGTATCTTCAATGAAGTTTCAGTCTAAACACTCATTTCCTCTCACAGTCCGTCAGTCAACAGAGGATAGTGAAGACGACCCTGGAGAGAGGCAGCCTTTGATAAGCGAGAATCAACCTGAAGAGAAAAACTCTTCAAGTGGGCAAACAGTTTCTCCACTTCCTCTAAGCTTACTGAACTGGAAAAATGGCTCTCAGCTTGCTGCAACATCTCCTTCAGTATCTAGCTGGAGAGCAGTGTGTCCTGATGCTCCAGGATCAAAGTCGGTCTCGTCTTCATTTACTGTGGGTTGTGCTTTATCTCCTGATAAAGCTTTGGGGAGATTGTCTTCAACTGCTGTGTCTAATGGAACTGGCGTGCACTCACCATCAACCCCCACAGGGAAGTCTGCACTTTCCTCTCCATCCCTGGGCAACAGCCGCTCACTGCTGTCTTCCCCTGTTTTGTCTTTTGCTAAATCTCCCTCGCTACCCAAACCATTCTCCAGCAACCTTTCATCCCCATGCAAACTTTCAGGAACTGGTCCAAACACTCCAACTACAGGCAAACCTGATGCTAGTGGTATTAAACCCTGttcccttcctcctcctcaagAGTTTGGGAAGGGCAATCCTTTCATGTTGTTCTTGTGCCTCTCCATCCTGTTGGAGCATCGTGACCATATCATTAAAAATAGTTTGGATTATAATGAGCTGGCCATGCATTTTGATCGCTTAGTCCGCAAGCACAACCTTGGTCGAATTCTTCAGCGTGCCAAGGCCCTGTTTGCTGATTACCTTCAGAGTGAGGTGTGGGACTCAGAGGAAGGTGATGAAGTCAGCTTGGATTCACCAACCACAGCTGCATCATCACCACAAACAATCCCCAAAAGTAGTTTTTCTAACCTGCAGTCCACAATGGCCTCCCCACAAAACTCTACTTATAATCTGGCCACGACAATCCCTTCCCCTACAACCCACAATGAGCTCTCTAGCTCATCCTCCTGA